A region from the Polyangiaceae bacterium genome encodes:
- a CDS encoding TolC family protein: MPRDATILLLVLCTGCASYRPEPLPTTPSATTRPPRVAPLRVSLDGATRGELRVDLADGLGPDEAAVIAVLRNPDLIALRSSRGEAQAQVVAAGILPNPVLSGSFDHPFGVNSAGASNAWSVSLEMALKPFVARGAKRSAAKAGVTQIDLGIAWQEWVVAGQARLLVVRLGWLRRRLKLAREELDFQTHAADSMKKASVAGDQTIDQVGVQVAAVENVRRTVNELEQTELTSESDLIALLGEPNLERIQVETPQDPKLAGGSFPSVSECLTRRIDIRALRYGYRSQDEATRAAVLDQFPAVNVGISYQRDETPLSFVGAFVSVELPVFDRNQAQVASAEATRTRLMREYDARVIATRVDIDRLSRFSTLIAKQLPAVRAAIPSLEAIESKEQAAVAEGNLSQLEYQTVRAALLEQKLQEAALSQALAEARITATNSCGGTG, from the coding sequence TTGCCGCGCGACGCCACCATCCTGCTGCTCGTCTTGTGCACCGGTTGTGCTTCCTATCGACCTGAGCCGCTGCCCACGACGCCCAGCGCTACGACGCGTCCGCCGCGTGTGGCTCCGCTGCGTGTCTCGCTCGATGGCGCCACACGAGGCGAGCTTCGCGTGGACCTGGCCGATGGGCTCGGGCCGGACGAGGCAGCCGTGATCGCGGTGCTGCGCAACCCCGACCTGATCGCGCTGCGGAGCTCACGGGGAGAAGCGCAGGCTCAAGTCGTGGCGGCGGGCATCCTGCCGAACCCCGTGCTCTCCGGCTCCTTCGACCATCCCTTTGGCGTCAACTCTGCCGGCGCTTCCAACGCCTGGTCCGTCTCGCTGGAAATGGCGCTGAAGCCCTTCGTCGCGCGTGGCGCCAAGCGCAGCGCGGCCAAGGCCGGCGTGACCCAGATCGATCTCGGCATCGCGTGGCAGGAGTGGGTCGTCGCGGGCCAAGCTCGTCTGCTCGTCGTCCGGTTGGGTTGGCTCCGGCGCCGCTTGAAGCTTGCGCGCGAGGAGCTCGACTTCCAGACGCACGCTGCCGATAGCATGAAGAAGGCGAGCGTTGCCGGCGACCAGACCATCGACCAGGTGGGTGTGCAGGTCGCCGCCGTGGAGAACGTGCGCCGCACCGTCAACGAGCTCGAGCAGACCGAGCTCACGAGCGAGAGTGACCTGATTGCTCTGCTCGGAGAGCCCAATCTCGAGCGCATCCAGGTGGAGACACCGCAGGATCCGAAGCTGGCAGGCGGCTCTTTTCCGAGCGTCAGCGAGTGCTTGACCCGGCGCATCGACATCCGCGCGCTGCGCTACGGGTATCGATCCCAGGACGAGGCGACGCGCGCCGCCGTTCTCGACCAGTTTCCTGCCGTCAATGTTGGTATCAGCTATCAGCGAGACGAAACGCCCCTGAGCTTCGTGGGTGCCTTCGTGAGCGTGGAGCTGCCCGTGTTCGACCGAAATCAGGCTCAGGTCGCGTCGGCGGAGGCCACACGCACTCGCTTGATGCGAGAGTACGACGCGAGAGTGATCGCCACCCGGGTGGACATCGACCGACTCTCGCGGTTCTCCACTCTCATCGCGAAGCAACTGCCCGCGGTGCGAGCAGCGATTCCGTCTCTGGAAGCCATCGAGAGCAAGGAGCAAGCGGCCGTCGCGGAAGGGAACTTGAGTCAGCTCGAGTATCAAACGGTGCGCGCGGCGCTGCTCGAGCAGAAGCTCCAAGAGGCAGCGCTATCCCAGGCGCTGGCGGAAGCTCGCATCACGGCCACCAACAGCTGCGGGGGTACCGGGTGA
- a CDS encoding Gfo/Idh/MocA family oxidoreductase codes for MRNLRGAIVGYGFIAEKGHAPAYRATERAGLGLEIVAIADGCPARRDKAAQDFPDARIYADHATLLSREVELDFVDVSTPPSSHAEVSIAALERGLHVLCEKPLATSFADAARMAAHASRVGRVLLPCHNYKHAPVVRAVDSALASGVIGEVQLVTMQTFRNTHARGTAEWRPDWRRERAIAGGGIGMDHGPHTFYLAFDWLGAYPTSITAKTSALSGRDTEDNLSCTITFPHALVNAHLTWTAGVRRVIYTLHGPRGAIVVEDDDVQITLSHQQAGGGIEWETVRQSVSSSWMDASHVSWFSSLLEQFALTIERNEYVSKETTDAVRSIELIEAAYASAARNSIDVPLGQARPQAVTVGPMLALEQG; via the coding sequence ATGCGCAATCTACGTGGAGCCATCGTTGGCTACGGATTCATCGCGGAGAAGGGACATGCGCCCGCCTATCGTGCGACGGAAAGGGCCGGGCTAGGGCTCGAGATCGTTGCCATCGCCGATGGTTGCCCGGCACGGCGCGACAAGGCGGCGCAGGACTTCCCTGACGCGCGCATCTACGCGGATCACGCGACGCTTCTGTCACGTGAAGTGGAGCTCGACTTCGTCGATGTCTCGACTCCGCCGAGCTCTCACGCCGAAGTGTCCATCGCTGCGCTCGAACGTGGTCTCCACGTGCTCTGCGAGAAACCCTTGGCGACGTCCTTTGCGGACGCAGCACGAATGGCGGCGCACGCGTCTCGCGTGGGGCGCGTGCTGCTTCCCTGCCACAACTACAAGCATGCTCCGGTGGTTCGCGCGGTGGATTCTGCGCTGGCAAGCGGGGTGATCGGCGAAGTTCAACTGGTCACGATGCAGACGTTTCGCAACACGCACGCGCGTGGCACGGCGGAATGGCGGCCGGATTGGCGGCGTGAGCGGGCCATTGCAGGGGGCGGCATCGGCATGGACCACGGACCGCACACGTTCTATCTCGCCTTCGATTGGTTGGGAGCGTATCCCACGTCCATCACGGCCAAGACCTCGGCGCTATCCGGGCGTGACACGGAAGACAACCTCAGCTGCACGATCACGTTCCCGCACGCCTTGGTCAACGCCCACCTGACATGGACCGCAGGCGTACGCCGTGTGATCTACACCCTTCACGGACCTCGTGGTGCGATCGTGGTGGAAGACGACGACGTCCAGATCACCCTCTCTCACCAACAGGCCGGCGGCGGAATCGAATGGGAGACGGTGCGGCAGAGCGTTTCCTCTTCCTGGATGGATGCCAGCCACGTGTCGTGGTTCTCCTCTCTGCTCGAGCAGTTTGCGCTCACCATTGAGCGGAACGAGTACGTCAGCAAGGAAACGACGGATGCCGTTCGCAGCATCGAGTTGATCGAGGCGGCCTACGCCTCCGCCGCGCGCAACTCGATCGACGTCCCCTTGGGGCAAGCACGGCCGCAGGCCGTCACCGTTGGTCCAATGCTCGCGCTGGAGCAGGGATGA
- a CDS encoding GtrA family protein gives MNDLAISIGLFGVAGTAALAYLGRAVFAGRLRSARIERGGSSWLLGRDVQEVGYFALQPFAGACVRLGVGANAITGLSLVLGAAAGVAIALGHLGLAGVLAALSFLGDALDGMVARASGTASNAGELLDAVVDRLVEFFLFAGIYYYLAYTRIGSSLTLLALLGSFMVSHTTAEAERLGVDAPRGLMRRAERAVYMTVGVSAVPIAHWLAARAGASVWIGDLPLFISLGLVGIISNVSTVLRVRAVARSESESERDSKKVVATNGLSLRLLGRHQVAAIVATCIDFGTMVALVELLSVPPELATAVGAVVGGLTNFFMGRRWVFSAESGALPRQALRYALVSLASAGWNTLGEYVVVRALGVQYLLGRIAVAVCVSIGWNFPLHRSFVFGEAKEQTT, from the coding sequence ATGAACGATCTGGCCATTTCGATTGGCCTGTTCGGTGTGGCGGGGACTGCGGCGCTTGCGTACCTCGGGCGGGCTGTTTTCGCGGGACGCTTGCGCTCCGCGCGCATCGAGCGCGGAGGCTCCAGTTGGTTGCTCGGACGCGACGTTCAGGAAGTGGGCTACTTCGCATTGCAGCCCTTCGCAGGCGCTTGCGTTCGTCTGGGCGTGGGTGCGAACGCCATCACCGGCCTGTCGCTGGTGCTGGGAGCGGCCGCTGGCGTCGCGATCGCGCTCGGCCACCTCGGCTTGGCGGGGGTTCTCGCGGCCCTGTCGTTTCTCGGCGACGCCCTGGACGGAATGGTGGCCCGCGCATCCGGCACGGCCAGCAACGCGGGCGAGCTCCTGGATGCCGTCGTCGATCGCCTGGTCGAGTTCTTCTTGTTCGCGGGGATCTACTACTACCTTGCCTATACCCGCATCGGCTCGAGCTTGACGCTGCTCGCCCTGCTCGGCTCGTTCATGGTCAGCCACACCACGGCCGAGGCCGAGAGGCTGGGCGTGGACGCCCCGCGTGGCCTCATGCGACGCGCCGAGCGCGCCGTGTACATGACGGTGGGCGTCAGTGCGGTTCCAATCGCTCATTGGCTTGCCGCGCGAGCTGGCGCCTCGGTCTGGATCGGCGACCTTCCCCTGTTCATTTCCCTCGGACTGGTCGGCATCATCTCCAATGTGTCGACGGTGCTCAGGGTACGCGCGGTGGCCCGGAGCGAATCGGAGAGCGAACGGGACTCGAAGAAGGTCGTCGCTACCAACGGGCTTTCGCTCCGACTGCTGGGTCGACACCAAGTCGCAGCCATCGTCGCGACGTGCATCGATTTCGGGACCATGGTCGCGCTCGTGGAGCTCCTCTCTGTCCCCCCGGAGCTGGCAACGGCCGTTGGAGCGGTCGTCGGAGGGCTGACCAACTTCTTCATGGGCCGGCGCTGGGTTTTCTCTGCAGAGTCGGGTGCTCTTCCCAGGCAGGCACTGCGCTACGCGTTGGTCTCACTGGCGAGCGCGGGCTGGAACACGCTGGGTGAATACGTCGTCGTTCGCGCCCTCGGGGTCCAGTACCTGCTCGGGCGCATAGCAGTGGCCGTGTGCGTCAGCATCGGCTGGAACTTCCCGCTGCACCGGAGCTTCGTCTTCGGCGAGGCCAAGGAACAAACCACATGA